From Curtobacterium sp. SGAir0471, the proteins below share one genomic window:
- a CDS encoding SDR family NAD(P)-dependent oxidoreductase — protein sequence MDLGIRGRTALVFGGDSGIGWNTARILLAEGATVVVTDLDQGRLDTSADQLEAPHGKLFAFAADVTKAESLAALHDKVRDAVGEIDILVQSSGITGAQGMFHEIDEQGWLDTIDVDLMGPVRITREFIGDLRNGGWGRIVYLVSEDASQPYDDELPYCAAKAGVLSFAKGLSRSYASEGLLVNTVSPAFIHTPMTDAMMDERAKEQGTSFDEAISSFLDEQRPYMELGRRGEPEEVANVVAFLCSDLASFVNGSNYRVDSGSVATI from the coding sequence GTGGACCTCGGGATCCGGGGCAGGACCGCCCTGGTCTTCGGTGGCGACTCCGGCATCGGCTGGAACACGGCTCGCATCCTCCTGGCGGAGGGTGCGACCGTGGTCGTCACCGATCTCGACCAGGGCCGCCTCGACACCAGCGCCGACCAGCTCGAGGCGCCGCACGGCAAGCTGTTCGCCTTCGCCGCGGACGTGACGAAGGCCGAGTCCCTCGCCGCGCTGCACGACAAGGTGCGCGACGCCGTCGGCGAGATCGACATCCTCGTGCAGTCCTCCGGCATCACGGGCGCGCAGGGGATGTTCCACGAGATCGACGAGCAGGGCTGGCTCGACACCATCGACGTCGACCTGATGGGACCGGTGCGGATCACGCGCGAGTTCATCGGCGACCTGCGGAACGGCGGCTGGGGTCGCATCGTCTACCTCGTCTCCGAGGACGCCTCGCAGCCGTACGACGACGAACTGCCGTACTGCGCCGCGAAAGCCGGCGTGCTCTCGTTCGCGAAGGGCCTGTCGCGGTCGTACGCCTCCGAGGGGCTGCTGGTGAACACCGTGAGCCCGGCCTTCATCCACACGCCGATGACCGACGCGATGATGGACGAGCGCGCGAAGGAGCAGGGGACCTCGTTCGACGAGGCGATCTCGAGCTTCCTCGACGAGCAGCGTCCGTACATGGAGCTCGGTCGCCGCGGGGAGCCCGAGGAGGTCGCGAACGTCGTCGCCTTCCTCTGCTCTGACCTGGCGAGCTTCGTCAACGGGTCGAACTACCGGGTCGACTCCGGCTCGGTCGCCACCATCTAG
- a CDS encoding NAD(P)/FAD-dependent oxidoreductase, whose protein sequence is MTDFRYLIVGGGMVADAAARGIREIDADGSIGIISEETDRPYARPALSKKLWTDPEFSWDEKVDLHTEETGATFVLGTRVTAIDRQAKTVTTDDGQTHGYERLLLATGGKPRSLPGLSPSTRVLDYRSADDYRRLRELADAGAHVAVVGGSYIGTEIAAGIVQNGARVTLVTPDEVLGGHMFPDDLARAFQQRFVDHSVELRTGSRVEQGTESDDGVSLTLDDGSVLEADAVVAGLGIEPQTQLAADAGLTVRDGIVVSSTLVTDDESVFAAGDVAEYPDRILGTRRVEHVDNAKEQGRQVGRNLADADETYDHTPMFYSNVFDTGYEAVGQVSTELQTVEDWQEPLTTGVVYYLDDDDTVRGVLLWNVSDKTDDARKVLADAHGLTRDMLPGRITP, encoded by the coding sequence ATGACCGACTTCCGCTACCTGATCGTCGGAGGCGGGATGGTGGCCGACGCCGCTGCCCGCGGGATCCGCGAGATCGACGCCGACGGCTCGATCGGCATCATCAGCGAGGAGACCGACCGCCCGTACGCCCGTCCGGCACTGTCGAAGAAGCTCTGGACCGACCCGGAGTTCAGCTGGGACGAGAAGGTCGACCTGCACACCGAGGAGACCGGCGCGACGTTCGTGCTCGGGACCAGGGTGACGGCGATCGACCGCCAGGCGAAGACCGTGACGACGGACGACGGCCAGACCCACGGCTACGAGCGCCTGCTGCTCGCCACCGGCGGGAAGCCACGCAGCCTGCCGGGCCTCTCGCCCTCGACGCGGGTCCTCGACTACCGCAGCGCCGACGACTACCGCCGGCTCCGCGAGCTCGCCGACGCCGGCGCGCACGTCGCCGTCGTCGGCGGCAGCTACATCGGCACCGAGATCGCCGCGGGCATCGTGCAGAACGGCGCCCGGGTGACCCTGGTCACGCCGGACGAGGTCCTCGGCGGACACATGTTCCCGGACGACCTCGCGCGCGCGTTCCAGCAGCGGTTCGTCGACCACAGTGTCGAGCTCCGTACCGGGAGCCGTGTCGAGCAGGGCACGGAGTCGGACGACGGGGTGTCCCTGACGCTCGACGACGGATCGGTCCTGGAGGCCGACGCGGTCGTCGCCGGACTCGGCATCGAGCCGCAGACGCAGCTCGCCGCCGACGCCGGTCTCACCGTGCGCGACGGCATCGTGGTGTCGTCGACGCTCGTGACCGACGACGAGTCGGTGTTCGCCGCGGGCGACGTCGCCGAGTACCCGGACCGCATCCTCGGCACGCGTCGGGTCGAGCACGTCGACAACGCGAAGGAGCAGGGCCGTCAGGTCGGGCGGAACCTCGCCGACGCGGACGAGACCTACGACCACACGCCGATGTTCTACTCGAACGTGTTCGACACGGGCTACGAGGCCGTCGGACAGGTCTCGACCGAGCTGCAGACCGTCGAGGACTGGCAGGAACCCCTGACCACCGGCGTCGTCTACTACCTGGACGACGACGACACGGTCCGCGGCGTGCTGCTCTGGAACGTCTCCGACAAGACCGACGATGCACGCAAGGTGCTCGCCGACGCGCACGGTCTGACGCGGGACATGCTGCCGGGGCGCATCACCCCGTGA
- a CDS encoding MarR family winged helix-turn-helix transcriptional regulator, with protein MSTQEITEASGYWFPDDDATQRGVAVLNALRRYRAAETAMRRRTRDSMGMGETDLLAVRYLLQAQRAGRIVKPKDLAAYLKISSASTTILIDRLVKSNHVRRDPHPTDRRALVITPTTETDDEVRATLGVMHRRMMSIAEGLSAADARVIASFLERMRDAVDQVDPAPEH; from the coding sequence ATGTCGACGCAGGAGATCACGGAGGCGTCGGGGTACTGGTTCCCCGACGACGACGCCACCCAGCGCGGTGTCGCCGTGCTGAACGCCCTGCGCCGCTACCGAGCGGCCGAGACCGCGATGCGGCGGCGGACCCGTGACTCGATGGGCATGGGCGAGACCGACCTGCTCGCCGTCCGCTACCTGCTGCAGGCCCAGCGCGCCGGACGGATCGTCAAGCCGAAGGACCTGGCCGCGTACCTGAAGATCTCGTCGGCCTCGACCACGATCCTGATCGACCGGCTCGTGAAGTCGAACCACGTCCGTCGCGACCCGCACCCCACCGACCGTCGCGCCCTCGTGATCACCCCGACGACCGAGACCGACGACGAGGTCCGGGCCACCCTCGGCGTCATGCACCGGCGGATGATGTCCATCGCCGAGGGCCTGTCCGCCGCCGACGCCCGCGTCATCGCGTCCTTCCTCGAGCGGATGCGCGACGCCGTCGACCAGGTGGACCCCGCACCGGAGCACTGA
- a CDS encoding NADPH-dependent FMN reductase, giving the protein MTNVLVLVGSLRAGSINRKLAEAAEQHAPEGITLTTFDGIVDLPFYNEDIDGDTPPTAAVAFRDAVAAADAVLLVTPEYNGTMPAVLKNALDWGSRPFGASPLSGKPLAVIGSAFGQYGGVWAHDDARKSAGIAGAKVLEDVKVAIPQSVVRFAETHPREDAEVVDLVQGALRALADAADERVAA; this is encoded by the coding sequence ATGACGAACGTCCTCGTCCTCGTCGGCAGCCTGCGCGCCGGCTCGATCAACCGGAAGCTCGCCGAGGCAGCCGAGCAGCACGCTCCCGAGGGGATCACGCTCACCACGTTCGACGGCATCGTCGACCTGCCCTTCTACAACGAGGACATCGACGGCGACACCCCGCCGACTGCCGCCGTTGCCTTCCGTGACGCCGTCGCCGCCGCGGACGCCGTCCTGCTCGTCACACCCGAGTACAACGGCACGATGCCCGCCGTGCTGAAGAACGCGCTCGACTGGGGCTCGCGTCCGTTCGGCGCCTCGCCGCTGTCCGGCAAGCCGCTCGCCGTCATCGGCTCGGCCTTCGGTCAGTACGGCGGCGTGTGGGCGCACGACGACGCCCGCAAGTCGGCGGGCATCGCCGGCGCGAAGGTCCTGGAGGACGTCAAGGTCGCCATCCCGCAGTCGGTCGTCCGGTTCGCCGAGACCCACCCGCGCGAGGACGCCGAGGTCGTCGACCTCGTGCAGGGCGCGCTCCGCGCCCTGGCCGACGCGGCGGACGAGCGCGTCGCGGCCTGA
- a CDS encoding glycoside hydrolase family 13 protein yields the protein MSTPRTPASSPRTTDPDWWRQAVVYQVYPRSFADTDADGLGDIAGITSRVPYLASLGVDAVWLSPFYPSPLADGGYDVADYRDVDPRLGTLDDVDSFIRTAHEHDIRVIVDVVPNHTSDQHEWFRRALAAEPGSPERARYVFRDGAGESGELPPSDWVSNFGGSAWTRVPDGQWYLHLFAPEQPDLDWSNPEVRADFEHTLRSWSDRGVDGFRVDVAHGLAKDLSTPYRPSNEKALPLDGSDPLYDRDEVHEIFATWRSVLDEYDPPRAAIAEAWAPAPRRVLYARPTELGQAFNFDLLEAPYDARAFREIIERNLAMSAESGASSTWVLSNHDVVRHATRYGLPDGTDTDAWLLTDGTEPELDRQRGERRARAATLLVLALPGSTYLYQGEELGLHEAPAIPHELLQDPKWLRTGHAVKGRDGCRVPIPWTRSGPSFGFGDVAPHLPQPADFGDSSVEAEDGDPDSTLSLYRLATTTRRRLQRGEELAWLDAGDEVVAFARHDGWRSVSNLGTAPVPMPSGRVLLASGPLDACDGLLPGETTVWLG from the coding sequence GTGAGCACCCCTCGGACGCCCGCCAGCAGCCCGCGCACGACCGACCCGGACTGGTGGCGCCAGGCCGTCGTCTACCAGGTGTACCCGCGCAGCTTCGCGGACACCGACGCGGACGGCCTCGGCGACATCGCCGGCATCACCAGCCGCGTGCCGTACCTGGCGTCGCTCGGGGTCGACGCCGTGTGGCTCTCGCCCTTCTACCCGTCGCCGCTCGCCGACGGTGGGTACGACGTCGCGGACTACCGCGACGTCGACCCGCGCCTCGGCACGCTCGACGACGTCGACTCGTTCATCCGCACCGCGCACGAGCACGACATCCGCGTGATCGTCGACGTCGTGCCGAACCACACGTCCGACCAGCACGAGTGGTTCCGCCGGGCGCTGGCCGCCGAACCGGGTTCGCCCGAGCGTGCACGGTACGTGTTCCGCGACGGAGCCGGGGAGTCCGGCGAGCTGCCGCCGAGCGACTGGGTGTCGAACTTCGGCGGCAGTGCGTGGACGCGGGTGCCGGACGGGCAGTGGTACCTCCACCTGTTCGCACCGGAGCAGCCCGACCTCGACTGGTCGAACCCGGAGGTCCGCGCGGACTTCGAGCACACGCTGCGGTCGTGGTCCGACCGCGGGGTCGACGGCTTCCGGGTCGACGTCGCGCACGGGCTCGCGAAGGACCTGTCGACGCCCTACCGGCCCTCGAACGAGAAGGCCCTGCCGCTCGACGGCTCGGACCCGCTGTACGACCGCGACGAGGTGCACGAGATCTTCGCGACCTGGCGCTCCGTGCTCGACGAGTACGACCCTCCCCGTGCTGCGATCGCCGAGGCCTGGGCCCCCGCGCCCCGCCGCGTGCTCTACGCCCGTCCGACCGAGCTCGGGCAGGCGTTCAACTTCGACCTGCTCGAGGCGCCGTACGACGCCCGGGCCTTCCGGGAGATCATCGAGCGGAACCTCGCCATGTCGGCCGAGTCCGGGGCGTCCTCGACGTGGGTGCTGTCGAACCACGACGTCGTCCGGCACGCCACGCGCTACGGCCTGCCGGACGGCACGGACACCGACGCCTGGCTGCTCACCGACGGCACCGAGCCCGAGCTCGACCGGCAGCGCGGGGAACGGCGGGCGCGTGCGGCGACGCTGCTGGTCCTGGCGCTCCCGGGCTCGACGTACCTGTACCAGGGCGAGGAGCTCGGCCTGCACGAGGCCCCGGCGATCCCGCACGAGCTGCTGCAGGACCCGAAGTGGCTCCGCACCGGCCACGCCGTGAAGGGTCGGGACGGGTGCCGTGTCCCGATCCCGTGGACCCGGAGCGGTCCGTCGTTCGGTTTCGGGGACGTCGCGCCGCACCTGCCGCAGCCCGCTGACTTCGGGGACTCGTCGGTCGAGGCCGAGGACGGCGACCCCGACTCGACGCTGTCCCTCTACCGGCTGGCGACGACCACCAGACGACGGCTGCAGCGCGGCGAGGAGCTGGCGTGGCTCGACGCCGGTGACGAGGTCGTGGCGTTCGCCCGGCACGACGGATGGCGCTCGGTGTCGAACCTCGGGACGGCTCCGGTGCCGATGCCGTCCGGTCGGGTGCTGCTGGCGTCCGGACCGCTCGACGCGTGCGACGGCCTGCTGCCGGGCGAGACCACGGTGTGGCTCGGATGA
- a CDS encoding DUF308 domain-containing protein, whose protein sequence is MSDSVDDAGQRARYWPIPVLRAVPAAVVALVITFSSNHAAGYGLLLFGGFVIVDALVLAWAALGRMPFDERSRPTTLAQAVVSLVAGVAALATNGVGLTAFITVVVGWAVLTGALELAQGVRARGRSPFARDWTTIGGLTLLLAVAFLLTPPDYSQQLGGVEQVTGTLDAAVVLVGLLGAYLAIAAVFHVIAGLSHKWGTTAPAAAPDGAPHA, encoded by the coding sequence GTGTCCGACTCCGTGGACGACGCCGGCCAGCGCGCGCGGTACTGGCCGATCCCCGTCCTCCGGGCCGTCCCAGCCGCGGTCGTGGCCCTCGTCATCACCTTCTCGTCCAACCACGCCGCCGGCTACGGCCTGCTGCTGTTCGGCGGGTTCGTGATCGTCGACGCCCTCGTGCTCGCGTGGGCCGCGCTCGGCCGGATGCCGTTCGACGAGCGCTCCCGTCCGACGACGCTGGCCCAGGCGGTCGTCTCCCTCGTGGCTGGCGTCGCCGCGCTCGCGACCAACGGCGTCGGACTCACCGCGTTCATCACGGTGGTCGTCGGCTGGGCCGTGCTGACCGGGGCCCTCGAACTCGCTCAGGGTGTCCGGGCGCGTGGACGGTCGCCGTTCGCCCGGGACTGGACGACGATCGGCGGACTCACCCTGCTGCTCGCGGTCGCCTTCCTGCTGACGCCGCCGGACTACTCGCAGCAGCTCGGCGGGGTCGAGCAGGTCACCGGCACACTGGACGCCGCCGTGGTCCTGGTCGGCCTCCTCGGCGCCTACCTCGCCATCGCGGCGGTCTTCCACGTGATCGCCGGACTCTCGCACAAGTGGGGCACCACGGCGCCTGCCGCAGCCCCGGACGGAGCACCACACGCATGA
- a CDS encoding Dps family protein codes for MHASDKLAANLQAVLVDLIDLHVQGKQAHWNILGTNFRDLHLQLDEIVDAAREFADDTAERMRALYAVPDGRSATVAQSSHLDPFPEGEVSTHDAIDLVTLRLYQATGTMRDVHDEVDDEDPTTADLLHGFIERLEQLAWMVSAENRAPRTPLAAATSPATAEASTAS; via the coding sequence ATGCACGCATCGGACAAGCTCGCCGCCAACCTCCAGGCGGTCCTCGTGGACCTCATCGACCTGCACGTGCAGGGCAAGCAGGCCCACTGGAACATCCTCGGGACCAACTTCCGCGACCTCCACCTGCAGCTCGACGAGATCGTCGACGCCGCCCGTGAGTTCGCCGACGACACCGCCGAGCGCATGCGCGCGCTCTACGCCGTGCCGGACGGGCGCTCGGCCACCGTGGCGCAGTCGAGCCACCTCGACCCGTTCCCGGAGGGCGAGGTCTCGACGCACGACGCCATCGACCTGGTGACCCTGCGCCTCTACCAGGCCACGGGCACCATGCGCGACGTGCACGACGAGGTCGACGACGAGGACCCGACGACCGCGGACCTGCTCCACGGCTTCATCGAGCGCCTCGAGCAGCTCGCCTGGATGGTCTCCGCCGAGAACCGCGCCCCGCGCACGCCCCTCGCGGCGGCGACGAGCCCGGCGACCGCCGAAGCCTCCACCGCCTCCTGA
- a CDS encoding LysR family transcriptional regulator translates to MTDIDPIDTRRVETRLLEQFVTVAAEGSVTRAAERLWAAQSTVSAGIASLERSLGVRLFDRTSRRLVLTTAGEDLLPHARSVLDSLERMRDLATVDDAYLRGRVRLGIFTSMDVVDLTGVLRRFRRRHPLVAVELMTSPSGTTGLVQDLVAGRLDLAYTGLPSVPPGVVVEPLRELPFRVFTATDHPLATRPSVSLAELAGEPFVDTAHGFGNRLILDAALERLGLRRRIVAEMNDMPAVVRFASAGLGVGVVPDPGVRYDGAVLELEDEVEPLRIGLAMRSTPEPNRATRALARDVVAARMP, encoded by the coding sequence ATGACCGACATCGATCCGATCGATACTCGACGCGTGGAGACGCGCCTGCTGGAACAGTTCGTGACCGTCGCAGCCGAGGGCAGCGTGACCCGCGCTGCGGAGCGGCTCTGGGCGGCGCAGTCGACCGTCTCGGCGGGTATCGCGTCCCTCGAACGTTCGCTCGGCGTGCGCCTGTTCGACCGCACGAGCCGTCGGCTCGTGCTCACCACCGCCGGCGAGGACCTGCTCCCCCACGCCCGGTCCGTGCTCGACTCCCTGGAGCGGATGCGGGACCTCGCGACGGTCGACGACGCCTACCTGCGCGGCCGGGTGCGCCTCGGCATCTTCACGAGCATGGACGTCGTGGACCTGACCGGGGTGCTGCGGCGCTTCCGGCGACGGCACCCCCTCGTGGCGGTCGAGCTGATGACCTCGCCCTCGGGCACGACGGGCCTGGTGCAGGACCTGGTCGCGGGGCGGCTCGACCTGGCGTACACGGGCCTGCCGTCGGTGCCGCCGGGGGTCGTGGTCGAGCCGTTGCGCGAGCTGCCCTTCCGCGTGTTCACCGCCACGGACCACCCGCTCGCGACCCGTCCGTCGGTGTCGCTGGCCGAGCTCGCCGGCGAGCCGTTCGTCGACACCGCGCACGGGTTCGGCAACCGCCTGATCCTCGACGCCGCACTCGAGCGTCTCGGGCTCCGTCGTCGGATCGTCGCGGAGATGAACGACATGCCCGCCGTCGTGCGGTTCGCGTCCGCCGGGCTCGGCGTCGGTGTCGTCCCCGACCCGGGTGTCCGGTACGACGGTGCCGTCCTGGAGTTGGAGGACGAGGTCGAGCCCCTGCGCATCGGCCTGGCGATGCGGTCGACCCCGGAACCGAACCGCGCGACCCGGGCGCTGGCCCGCGACGTCGTCGCGGCCCGCATGCCGTGA
- a CDS encoding lectin-like domain-containing protein, protein MTDTSIPTTVHPDCRRGRRRRPRGALTGGLVALAVLAAPALLPSSSSADDLAFPYVDRFDSAAGGTLSGDAQVVDGRLRLTDQTTDQAGAWSTDDTFRSDLGLDIEFSYAMYNDTGETGADGLLLFLADGRAPQGVGAFGAALGYACRAEATQGGGPPCDLPGVPGGFAAVAVDHYGNFSQDINGSGPGQRPDSIVVRGSGDGTTGYRYVEGRPAPGGTLTQGPSTRRVRISLVPGTSGELFMTVRLEDRGVLQSVLDRVPLHGQGQAPLPDTLRLGFSAATGSHVDVHEIDEVRVTQPVDLGVTQDLPASAQPGQSFTYTVTATDAGPNGSDPSALHVDVPDGLRDVTWTCAATDGATCGASAGTGDVDAALGLVRGASATVTVTGTVADDATGSLESTATIEPPASLADVDESDNRSVAATPVDAAPRPVAQLTTDKAVSPSTGIAPGDEVEYLVTARNGGPDAAHEVGVVDDLPTAMRFVGSDDDCSAAGQHVTCRSDGDLAAGATRSFRIRAVLDPDYTGDGSDVVNVATATSPTDPDGGDPSPGVSIGVVVPGDGDGGGGGDHDGGDDGGDHDDGGDDGGDHDGTGVATPTSSATGSPAPEPSAAGGGRTPGRGNGSGALAYTGAEGVGLLAAVAAAALGLGVGGWWVARRRRVTDDAD, encoded by the coding sequence ATGACAGACACCTCGATCCCGACAACGGTCCATCCCGACTGCCGACGCGGCCGCCGACGTCGCCCGCGTGGCGCCCTCACCGGCGGTCTCGTGGCCCTGGCCGTCCTCGCGGCGCCCGCGCTCCTGCCGTCGAGCTCCTCGGCAGACGACCTCGCCTTCCCCTACGTCGACCGCTTCGACTCCGCGGCCGGCGGGACCCTGAGCGGTGATGCGCAGGTCGTGGACGGACGCCTCCGCCTCACGGACCAGACGACCGACCAGGCCGGCGCCTGGTCGACGGACGACACCTTCCGGTCGGACCTCGGACTCGACATCGAGTTCTCCTACGCCATGTACAACGACACGGGGGAGACGGGAGCGGACGGGCTGCTCCTCTTCCTGGCGGACGGCCGTGCACCGCAGGGCGTCGGTGCCTTCGGCGCAGCGCTCGGGTACGCCTGTCGAGCGGAGGCCACGCAGGGCGGCGGCCCGCCGTGCGACCTCCCCGGGGTACCGGGTGGCTTCGCAGCCGTCGCGGTCGACCACTACGGCAACTTCTCGCAGGACATCAACGGATCGGGTCCGGGGCAACGACCGGACTCGATCGTCGTGCGGGGCTCCGGCGACGGCACCACCGGGTACCGGTACGTCGAGGGGAGGCCGGCGCCGGGCGGGACCCTCACGCAGGGTCCGTCGACGCGGCGCGTCCGGATCAGCCTCGTGCCGGGGACGAGCGGGGAACTGTTCATGACCGTCCGACTCGAGGACCGAGGCGTGCTGCAGTCCGTCCTCGACCGCGTCCCGCTCCACGGCCAGGGGCAGGCACCGCTGCCGGACACGCTGCGACTGGGGTTCTCGGCGGCGACCGGCAGCCACGTCGACGTCCACGAGATCGACGAGGTCCGGGTCACCCAGCCCGTCGACCTCGGCGTCACGCAGGACCTCCCCGCTTCAGCGCAGCCGGGGCAGTCGTTCACGTACACCGTCACCGCGACCGACGCCGGTCCGAACGGGTCCGACCCCAGTGCACTGCACGTGGACGTCCCCGACGGTCTCCGTGACGTGACGTGGACCTGCGCCGCGACCGACGGCGCCACCTGCGGCGCGAGTGCCGGCACGGGTGACGTCGACGCTGCGCTCGGCCTGGTCCGTGGTGCGTCGGCGACCGTCACCGTGACGGGCACGGTCGCCGACGATGCCACCGGGTCGCTCGAGAGCACCGCGACCATCGAGCCGCCGGCGTCCCTGGCCGACGTCGACGAGTCCGACAACCGGTCCGTGGCGGCGACCCCCGTGGACGCGGCACCGCGACCCGTGGCCCAGCTGACGACCGACAAGGCGGTGTCCCCCTCGACGGGCATCGCACCGGGGGACGAGGTCGAGTACCTCGTCACGGCGAGGAACGGCGGGCCGGATGCCGCGCACGAGGTCGGCGTGGTCGACGACCTGCCGACGGCGATGCGGTTCGTCGGCTCGGACGACGACTGCTCCGCAGCGGGGCAGCACGTCACGTGCCGGTCGGACGGGGACCTGGCGGCCGGTGCGACCCGCTCGTTCCGCATCCGCGCCGTGCTCGATCCCGACTACACGGGTGACGGGTCGGACGTCGTGAACGTGGCGACCGCGACCTCCCCGACCGACCCGGACGGGGGAGACCCGTCGCCGGGGGTGTCGATCGGTGTCGTCGTGCCCGGCGACGGCGACGGCGGCGGTGGCGGTGATCACGACGGCGGCGACGACGGTGGCGACCATGACGACGGCGGCGACGACGGTGGCGACCACGACGGCACCGGGGTGGCGACGCCGACCTCATCTGCCACGGGCTCACCGGCCCCGGAGCCGTCGGCGGCGGGCGGTGGCCGGACGCCGGGGCGCGGGAACGGGTCGGGGGCCCTCGCCTACACCGGCGCCGAGGGGGTCGGGCTGCTCGCCGCCGTCGCGGCTGCTGCGCTCGGACTCGGCGTCGGCGGCTGGTGGGTCGCACGGCGCCGGCGCGTGACGGACGATGCCGACTGA
- a CDS encoding alpha/beta fold hydrolase — protein MDEQDDRNPPPAPDPAGALARAEDADVQVEVDRIAVDGTYVRVSSIGHPGDRAFVLVAGLGIAATYYERLAPHLNENGPVHALDLPGFAGVPRFRGAVSIERYADAVEQVIRELRLEDPVLVGHSMGTQVVTEVAARNPHIRDLVLISPVVDSRARSIPTSAFRFLRSSLHEPAAVRWHGITAYALCGWHWFRKVLPRMIAFPIEDRAAEVQARTLIVRGEHDALVPRDWVRSLARVFPHAVLREVVDGAHSVMHAQADAVARLAVALVDGRITDRGVGSLQRVRDDTTSSDLARLGPKDAWLVVKSRFIELFGMAKGDDEQLERAKSAHAVAMADGDGIPVDPDDRREVVDDVAPEVRDQHGNDQH, from the coding sequence GTGGACGAACAGGACGACCGGAACCCACCGCCCGCTCCCGACCCCGCCGGTGCGCTGGCGCGCGCCGAGGACGCCGACGTGCAGGTCGAGGTGGACCGGATCGCCGTCGACGGCACCTACGTCCGCGTCAGCTCGATCGGGCACCCCGGCGACCGGGCGTTCGTCCTCGTGGCGGGGCTCGGGATCGCCGCCACCTACTACGAGCGACTCGCGCCGCACCTCAACGAGAACGGCCCGGTGCACGCCCTCGACCTGCCGGGCTTCGCCGGGGTCCCGCGGTTCCGAGGCGCGGTGTCGATCGAGCGGTACGCGGACGCCGTCGAGCAGGTCATCCGTGAGCTGCGGCTCGAGGACCCGGTGCTCGTCGGCCACTCGATGGGCACACAGGTGGTCACCGAGGTGGCTGCGCGCAACCCGCACATCCGCGACCTCGTGCTCATCAGCCCGGTGGTCGACAGTCGCGCCAGGAGCATCCCGACGTCGGCGTTCCGCTTCCTGCGGTCGTCCCTCCACGAGCCCGCCGCGGTCCGCTGGCACGGGATAACCGCGTACGCGCTGTGCGGCTGGCACTGGTTCCGGAAGGTGCTGCCCCGGATGATCGCGTTCCCGATCGAGGACCGCGCCGCCGAGGTGCAGGCCCGCACGCTCATCGTCCGCGGGGAGCACGACGCCCTGGTGCCGCGCGACTGGGTCCGGTCGCTGGCGCGGGTGTTCCCGCACGCGGTGCTGCGCGAGGTCGTAGACGGTGCCCACTCGGTCATGCACGCGCAGGCGGACGCGGTCGCCCGGCTCGCCGTGGCGCTCGTCGACGGGCGGATCACCGACCGCGGGGTCGGCTCGCTGCAGCGGGTGCGCGACGACACGACGTCGTCCGACCTCGCGCGGCTCGGCCCGAAGGACGCCTGGCTGGTGGTGAAGTCGCGCTTCATCGAGCTGTTCGGCATGGCGAAGGGCGACGACGAGCAGCTGGAGCGGGCGAAGTCCGCGCACGCGGTCGCGATGGCGGACGGCGACGGGATCCCGGTCGACCCGGACGACCGTCGCGAGGTGGTCGACGACGTCGCACCCGAGGTGCGCGACCAGCACGGGAACGACCAGCACTGA
- a CDS encoding RNA polymerase sigma factor gives MDVTAQTDEQIVRALAAGDRAALAQVFDRHAATMTRYVWAIVDDRHDVEEVVQDAFLLLWQRAETLDLPAESLLPWLLVVCRNLARNAGRKRLRHRADELPEMLAAPVEHSDAVETLRWVRSEIAALPELDRRICELCLLEGRSYAEAAETLGLTVGAVTQRVSRNRRRLKKVVMHDGH, from the coding sequence ATGGACGTGACCGCGCAGACGGACGAGCAGATTGTCCGGGCGCTCGCAGCAGGTGACCGGGCTGCGCTGGCGCAGGTCTTCGATCGTCACGCCGCGACGATGACGCGGTACGTGTGGGCGATCGTCGACGACCGGCACGACGTCGAGGAGGTCGTGCAGGACGCGTTCCTCCTGCTCTGGCAGCGAGCGGAGACGCTCGACCTCCCGGCGGAGAGCCTGCTGCCCTGGCTCCTCGTCGTCTGCCGCAACCTCGCGCGGAACGCGGGCCGGAAGCGCTTGCGGCACCGCGCCGACGAGCTGCCCGAGATGCTCGCCGCCCCCGTCGAGCACTCCGACGCGGTCGAGACGCTGCGGTGGGTGCGGTCCGAGATCGCGGCCCTGCCCGAACTCGACCGACGGATCTGCGAGCTCTGCCTGCTCGAGGGACGCTCCTACGCCGAAGCGGCGGAGACCCTCGGCCTGACGGTCGGCGCGGTGACCCAGCGGGTCTCACGCAACCGACGACGACTCAAGAAGGTGGTGATGCACGATGGACACTGA